The genomic DNA ACCTACAACGCCGCTGTCACCGCCACCGACAACCTGAGCGTTTTCTCCGCCAGCTACTACCACAAGGTCAACAAGCTTGTCGAGGCTGGTTCCAAGGCCACCTGGAACTCCAAGACTGGCAACACCGTTGGTCTTGAGGTTGCCGCCAAGTACCGCATTGACCCCGTTTCCTTCGTCAAGGTTAGTCTCCTGAGGATTGCTTGTTTGTGTGACAAAACTGACTTTGAAAACAGGCCAAGATCAACGACCGCGGTGTCGCCGCCGTTGCCTACAACGTCCTCCTCCGTGACGGCGTCAAGCTCGGTCTCGGTGCCTCTTTCGACACCCAGAAGCTCGACCAGGCCACCCACAAAGTCGGCACCAGCCTTACCTTTGAGAACTAAGTTTGATATCCCCGGGATTGTTGTAAAGGTCGGGAGTTGGGGACAAGCCATGGCGTTGAATGATTCTGTGTTGTTTTTCTGAAGAATGAGGATACAGCATCAATCACcgtgtgtatgtgtgtgtatcgATTAGACGAAAATAAATGGATCACGATGATCAGGGCAAACAAACGTTAGAGTTGTGTCCTTAGCAGGATGAGCATGATTTGTATGAATTCTGCGATCTTTCCAACAGTGGCAATTAATATGATTAAGATATCTCACGTTCGTTTATGTGACGTGCGTGATGCTGCTTGACATATCTTACGGCAACTAGCCTGGGATTATGCTTCACCGAGGTTTTCAAAGGACCATTGTTGGCTTTTGTTCTCATTGTTAAGTATCATATGTAATCTCATGTAATGTATATACGACAAAAACAGCAAGTAAATAAATGACTTGGCCATGAATcaggggggtgttgtttaCATCAttaccaacacccccccaacacccctttCTTTCTATCTTACACTCTTGCTTCACTCTCTTTTTCAGGCTCTACCTTCCAAgcccacctccaaaaccccctaTCAGCATCGCGCCCACAACACTAGCAGCCACGCACCCGCTCAAGACAAAAAAAGTCCCAATCATGCTGTCATCCGCGTCCAagctcaaccccctccgctTCATGGCCCTCTTTGCCCGCCGTTCCTCATGCCGCCTGTGCGTCCGCTGATGAGAATGCGGGTCAAAAAACGGGTTCGATCCGGTGTTGGTCCCGTACCCGAACCCCCCAAAGCCGTATTTATAATAGGGATCCTGACCGAAGCCCATCCCGGGGTTGGATTCAGGGCCGGTGGTGTTCTCCCATCCTTGGTGGTCTTTTGCACTGGTATCTTGTCTGGCATGTGTTTTCCCCTCTGGCGAGCCCTGCTGGGCTGTTGAGCTCTCGTGGGCAGCGCGTCGTTTTGAGGCGTGAGCGCCCCACCCTCCTGACTTGTAGaatgaagggggagggccTTGGAAGGTGGTTTTCCGACGGGAGGATAGACCTGAGGGGGGGCGGCCGCCAGCTGGGTTGCTGGAGTGGTAGGATCCCGACTTTGGGGcgtgggggtggtgctggtgggcgTAGCGGGGGTTTGTGGCGCGGGAGCGGTCGTATCTGGCGCGGTTTGCcgggtgggagaggatggtgtagGCTTCCGAGATGCGCATGAagcggtgggaggaggaggggtcggaggggttgtggtcggggtggtggagtttggaGAGGTGGAAGTAGCTTCTGAAGGGTACCGTTAACAACcattgggaggggggatatgGTACATAAGGGAGGCGGACTTTTTGATCTCAgctggggaggcggaggggtgGACGTTTAGGGTCTCGTAATGGTCGTGGGTTGAGTCGTCtgggttgctgctgccggcagGGGCGCGGTCATGGCGGGAGGAGTGAAAGGGTCGGcatggttgggggttgttgacaaGAacatggtgaggagggttggcGATATGGCGCGGGATCGCGCTGCGCGGAGGATGGTAGTAACGGAATGGCATTCCTCATCCCGATTGTTGAAGGGGCTGTTATGTCGAggtttggtgatgttgtcggcCTCGTGTAAGTCGAGACGTTGGGAAAATGCTCCACCTTGAATTGGCACCAGTGACGAAATGGATGCGCGAGAGAACGGAGACTAAGGTCCAATTGTGGCTTGTCACGGCTGTCAAACCTGCAAATTTGTGGCTCTTGCCCAGCAAACGCCGCACTTGCCCCGCGATTGGTACCAAGCTGCACGCCCTGCCAAGAACAacggaaaaaaagaagcgggGCTTTTCTGGCTTGCCATCACTTCGGATCAGGCTTTTGGCTTCCTTCAACTCTCTGAACTATTTCACATAGTTGAAAGCATAAAAATCACATATTTGAATCTCACAATGGCGGCTCAAGCGCCGGTAGATGAGATCGCGCAGCTCAGCGGTaagctcaacctccaccgGGAGACTGTCAAAGCGTGGCAGCAACTGataggaagagggagaaaaaaGTGAGCGATGCGGCCACCACAAAGCCCAAGCCAGGTCTTGATTCGGCTACCGCCACCAATGGCAACCTGAACCGTGACAGCGATGattccgacgacgacgcggAAAATGTTGCCCCCGGCGCTGAGACGGGggccgccaagaagaagaagaagagaaagccgaagaagaagaagaagaaccccACGGCCCAGTCCGACCCCCCGCGGGTTCTGATCTCGCAGCTCTTTCCCAACAAGGTGTACCCcaagggcgaggaggtggaatATGTGAACGAGAACAGATATCGCACCACCAACGAGGAGAAGCGCcacctcgacaacctcaagaaTGACTTTTACAATGACTACCGTCATGCTGCTGAGGCCCACCGCCAGACTCGCCAGTGGGCACAAAAGAACATCAAGCCTGGCTGGTCGCTGACTGACATTGCCAACGGCATTGAAGACAGCGTCCGTGCTCTTGTTGGTCACCAGGgtcttgaggagggtgatgctTTGAAGGCAGGTATGGGTTTCCCTACTGGCCTCAGTCTCAACCACTGCGCTGCCCactacaaccccaacgcTGGAAACAAGATGGTTCTCCAGCAGGATGATGTCTTGAAGGTCGATATCGGCGTGCACGTCAACGGCAACATTGTCGACAGTGCCTTCACCTTGGCTTTCAACCCCCGTTATGACCCTCTTCTCGAGGCTTGCAAGGCGGCCACCAACGAAGGTCTCAAGCAGGCTGGTATTGATGCCAGACTTGGCGAGATTGGTGGGTACATCCAGGAAGTCATGGAGAGTTACGAGGTTGAGCTGGACGGCAACACGTACCAGGTCAAGCCGATCCGCAACCTCAACGGACACACAATCCTCCCATACAACATTCACGGAGGCAAGAGCGTGCCCATTGTGAAGAGCAACGATCAGaccaagatggaggagggtgatgtctTCGCCATCGAGACCTTCGGTAGCACTGGCAACGGCTATGTGCacgaggaaggtgaggtCTCTCACTACGCAAAGAGAATGGATGCGCCCAAGGTGGACCTCCGTCTCAGCTCAGCCAAGTCTCTGTTGAACGTCATCAACAAGAACTTTGGCACCCTGCCATTCTGCAGACGTTACCTGGACCGCCTTGGCCAGGACAAGTACCTGCTTGGCTTGAACAGCCTCGTTGCCAACGGGGTTGTGGAGTCTTATCCTCCTCTGGTGGACAAGAAGGGTTCATACACAGCACAGTTTGAGCATGTGAGTATTTCTTTCCCTTGCGCGAGAGACTGCGGAAACTAACGAGTGACAGACCATCTTGATCCGACCTACCGTAAAGGAGGTCATCAGCCGTGGAGATGATTACTAGAGGAGGTTTGAGCATCGTTTGGTTGGTCTGACAGCATGAAACCTGCCAGGCCAGGCCTGATACCACAGCAAAATATGTGCAAAGTCTGAAATGACCCTGCTAGCAATACCATTCACGGCCTTGAGTTTGATCTCCTAAACAAACAAGTCTTTAGAAATGCCAAGCATTCTCAACACTATGTGAATTATAGACTGGGATTCCACGCAAAACTTTCCTTCCAGGTGTTTCCCAAGCACTTCATGTCCAATCCCACGTAcccaccttctccttgtaTCCTAGGTGAGACTGTAAGGTGAGTTGGCAAGCGTGCCCCACTGCTTCCACGCGTGGAAGTGAATATCCACGAAGCGTTCCAACCAAAGACACCGAACGGACCGGGTCCGGACCGAGGGAGCATTCTCCACCCGGATCCGTTCCGTAGGTCTGCAAACGGCGTCACTTCCGTGCAATATGTGAAAATCGCAACCGGGACTTCTACGGGGTTCGGGATCGTCGCCGTGTTCTAAAGTCCTGACGCCGTGATGAAGTCGGCGGCTGACGATATGAAAACATCGGAGCCACCGAGGCATGCACGAAGGGTTAACAATGACGGCACTGACAGCTATCTGGGGGCCAGCGCCCACCGTCAGAGGCAAAATGACATATCCGTTGTTACCGCTTGCAAACGTGGGGGTAACGCTCGGCATTCCCATTGGGCCGATTGGGTTCGAGAACGGTCGACGGTCCCCGCACCGTTCCGATTCTTTTCATCATCGCTCCCCTCTTCTTGGGTATGACAGGGATGcatcgcccccctcctctccctctaaGATTTTGCGCCTGCTTGTGCCTGTCAGTGCCTGTCAGTGCCGAGCAGGGACCGGGACGGGGGAGACGCTCCTCTTATCGGCCAGTCCCAGAAAGAAAATCTTCAGGTGTTAAAAAAAAGCCCGCAAATTCCGGGGCACCCCCCCATCTATCTCCTCCCTTCGGCTCCATCTTACCAATAATTTTTCTGCCTCATATCTTTTTTGCCTCTGccatttttttttgcatGTGCTACAGAGCGAACGGGTCTTTGCGTATTtgaaacaaaccaaaaaccGAAATACAGCACGACAGAGCATTCATTCACTTGATACTTGACAACGCGAGAGGTCGATTGTCAAATTCGTTGTTTCGCAACCACCTTCAATTGATTTTTCACCTTCCCTCTTTCTGCGCGGCgttcaccaacccccttctcgCACGCGATCGCGAAAATCGGAGATTCGGTACGGTCGGCGATCTTTTAGACGCCCAACCAACAAACGGAAAACCACTCTCTGACTGAGAGCACATCCTCAAGAAAACACCGACAAAATGAAGGTCTTTTCCAACACAGAAACCTTCAACTACTCCTGGGAGGAGGTATCAACCGCCAACTGGCGGAAATACTGCCCATGGAACGACAAATCCACCCACGTTCTCGCCGTCGACACCATCAGCCGGACCGTCGACCCCGAGACTGGCATCCTGCGCACAGAACGCCTCATCACCTGCAAGCAGAGTATGCCTGAGATCTTGAAGAAGATCCTGGGCGCCGGCATGGAGGATCAGCAAGTTTTTGAGACGTCCTATGTCGACCCAAAGCAGAGGACCGTCACCATGGTCTCAGAGAACATCACATGGAACAACCTTCTCAACGTTCAGGAGACGGTTGTCTACAGACCACTCAATGACCATCAGACATCCTTCGAGCAGGCGGCCAAGATCACCGCTCTGTGCGGCGGGTGGCAGAAGATTAAGAACAGCATGGAGGACGCGCTCGTCAAGAGGTTTCGCGACAACGCTGCCAGGGGCAAGGAAGGGTTCGAGGCTGTGCTTGCCATGAGCAGGAGGGTGTTCgccgaggagcagcagcgggagaagatgatgctCATCCAAGCCCAGGCCGTCAACATCCGCATGGCTGCTTAGGAGGCTACCGTCGACTGCAACGATATTGAAGTTGATGGTGAGCACGACAGCAGCACCGGCGATGACGAAAATAGCAACATCGCCTTCAACGTGGATGACCGCTGTCATCGGGAGAAAACGGAGCAATTGAAAGAGTGTGACTCGGcgcaaccaccaacaaagCCTGACGAACAAGAagcacaacaacaagggACCATCAACTGGGAACAACGCCTTCAGGACAAAGACGTCATCCCGGGggtctcatcatcaccactagCATGTTTTGCCCTACACCACGGGGCTGGTTATGGAAAAAGGGTCTTATTTCACACTATCAAAAAGGTGGCCGCGGGATAGAGGGGATCTATTACACTGGGCTGGAGCTTTGGCGTCGGGGCTTTTATTTCTGAGCATTTTCGCAACTGTAACATCATCaaggggttgtttttttctttgcttttcCCAGCTTTTACCTCTCCTTTTGTCACTCTGTGCGTTTCTTGATTCAAAAGGAGTTCTGGGAAAAAATACCCCGATGTTGATTTTTGATTTTCATGCCTTTCTTTGTATTGTCTACACGGATAGACGTTTTGTTTTAGAGGGCTTGCTTTACAAAAGAGGAGCATTAGACAGTTTATAGAACTGGTTGCGGTGTGCTTTCGCGTTTGAAGAGatagaggaggaagatggtggtgaagaagatgaagaaaaagaatggGAAATGAAATGGACACTCTCCGCTGTGCTGGTTTAATTGGTTAGACCCTTGTTTGCCTAGTAGTTTGCCCTCCTAGCTTCTTTTATGATCATGATTCATGGTTTCATGACTGATGTCTTTTTGTTCGCTAGGTTTCTTGAATACTGGGTGATGTAGGATATCATTGTGACGACTCCAGTTTTGATTTACATCTCCCCTCATACTTGCGCAGTAGCTCCCTCGTCTCCAGGTCTATTTTTTGTTCTCCCCCGTCAGTCATTATCTTTTTCACGAACCCTATCCCGTCGGAGTAGCGTCGGTAGAAATACAACTCCTCCACTGCGTGCAGCaagtcttgggcttggggtttGCTGATTAGACCGCCGCGGTTGGCGTCTGGTTCGggggtgagagggagagggatttgAGTCCATAACTGTGTTGCGGTGATTAGTAACTTTGTtctgatgggggtgggatgggggggtgaggggcaTACATCGCCGTTCTCGACTCGGGGGATATATTCTTTTTTCAGGGCTGCAAACGCTGACTGCGAGAGAGCGGAGCGGTCAGCTCGGGAGACGGGTTGTTTGGCGGGGCAGGAGGCGAGGTCTTCGGGGTCGgattcggaggaggagcctaggttgaggttgaagaggaggtcgtcTGCCATTTTGGGATGCGGGCAACTCCGCTGAAGGTACTGGAGGATAAAAATTTGGTGGGAGCAACTTGAAGAGATCTGGTTAATTGTAGATATTTTGAGTGTGAGATTGCTGTGAGAACAAAAGTTGAGATTGTGGGCGAGTCAAGTGAGTGAGTTGTAAAAGttgagaggtgaggttgatggatggaGCTTTTCGGCGACGGCGCCGTGGCGGAGTCACCGCTTTGAACCTCCGCTCCGGCGATTCCCCCCGATAGCTGCTGTCTCCGCACCGGCGAGTTCAACTTCATCTTCAACGACAACTGTTTGGAAAGCTGGGGCTTTGTAACGTTCATATTGTAactgtgtttttttttctagtTTTCGAATGTGGTGTAAACTGACAAAAACTCGGCATTTGCATCCGAGTTTGCAGTTGCTGCATTGCTTGCTCTGAACCCAATCCTCGAGCGACTCCGAAGCACAAACTACACTTCCCGTCGGCACCTTTCACTTACACCTTGAATTATACCACACTTCCTCAAGTGTAGTTGTTTTGTACGCCATTACCGCAATGGACGAGCACCTCGCCGAAAtcgtctccctcgcccaagcCAAATTCGAgtcaacaccccccaaccgTCGGCTGTGTAagtccccttcctcctccccatctcacacacccccatcaaactAACCGTCCCAAAAAGTAATCGGCATCTCCGGCCCTCCCGGCTCCGGTAAACCTCCCCATgctctccaacacccccccccccaaagctCCTCACTAACATctttcctcgcctcccccagGCAAAaccaccctctcaaccctcctcaccacctccctcaactccctcctcccccaaacaacaaccttcctccccctaGACggctaccaccacccccgctcCACCCTCGACACCTTCCCCGACCCAGCCCGCGCCCATAAATATCGCGGCTCAGAACCAACCTTCAACGGCcccgccttcctctccctcgtccaaTCCCTCGCCGaacccatcaccccctccacatcccccatctACGCCCCCAGCTTCGACCACGCCGTCAAAGACCCGGTCGAGAACGCCATCGAAATCCTACCGACGCACAGGATAGTGGTTATCGAGGGGAATTGTAGGCCCCCCCTCCATTTTCCCTCACATGCGCCCCCCTTTCCTTGCTTAAAATGCTGATGATCAAATGGATAAAAAAGATATCATGCTCAACAAACCACCCTGGTCATCCATCCCGCCGTTACTGGACATCAAGATCTTCATCTCCGCGCCCGAGCCGGTTTTGCGACAAAGGCTGGCAAGGAGACATTTGGCTGCTGGGTTAGTCGACAGtgtggagaagggggaggagagggccgATTTTAACGATGTACCCAACGGTAGACAGATCATTGAGAATCTGGTTCTCTATCAGGGGGACGTAATTCAGATCGGGAGCACGGATGATGTGACGTGGGGACCTgtctcctcgtcgtcaatgTAGATATCAAACTTGAAATGAAGGACATTGTGACCACACAGTCACTCAGTCTTGCTGAATTCTAACATTCACAGTCAGTCACTTCAATTCTTCGCTTCAGAGTCAGAATGGGCATCGCTATAATTCAGAACGAAGAATCATCTTCATCTGTCTCAATCGAGTGCCTCTGCAGATCCTAAAGCAAGAACACTCACGCAGCCCATGCTGCCAAGTAGTAGTTGATATCCGAACCTAAGATCCCATCGCGGATAAGCAAACTCCTCCAGACTCCAGACGCCTTCTCGAAACAACTAGCAAATCCCTTCACAACGCTTTCCGCCGCGCTCTTAGTCTTACGAATATGCTTCCATGAAAATCTTCTGTGCTACTCCAAATAGCACCGATATTAATCATAtgtcatctccatctcctctaTCCCAAGGTGGGAACCGTGCCAATTCACTTGGGAAGGTGAAAATTAAAGCGGCCTGTGGTCGGCAGCGCGGCTCTGCTGGCATGACGGGACGCTCCAAGGCCGCGCAAAGTCGACGTCGACGCACTGGATGATCTGCGCGTTTttgcgggcggtggtgtagCCGCTGCAGGCACGAATGCGCGAGCAGTCGGTGTGAACGTCCGCGCGGCCGCGTTTAACGGCGGAGTTGGCTCTTCGATGGGGATCAGTTGTGATCCCTGCTCGAACGCGTCTCTACGCACGGTAGAGCACGAGATCTCTCGTGACCCTGCCGGTACCTCAAGAGTGAGCCGTGACATTCGGCGGTCAAGATCGCCCACCTGGGTGTCACTACGCAAATAGCGGGCAGACGGCTGCAAAGTCGCAAGCGCTCCAGCACGGTCCCCAATAGCACGCGAACccggaaagaaaaagtccTCCAGGttctcagcctcgtcaaTCCTGGTCTCAGGGTCAAGCTGAGCGAGGTCGTGGAAATAGCTACCCTCCTTCCAGCGCTTTTCGTACGGGAGTCCCGTGAAAGCATTACTGTTTTGAATGGGGGCATCCATGGTCGAGGACCACCGTGAGGCACCAAGTCCAGCATCGGGTTTTCGATATTCAGCCAGGGGCTTCACAGGGGCCTGGACTGGCTTCAAGGCGGCAGCTGATGCCTGCGGTGAAATGTTCTCCACGGCCACGGACGACTCCGTTTTGGCGATAGTCATAGGCTGCTTTTGAGTTGTGGCAGCGGATGACTCTGCTTTCCCCAACACCCAGTCCATACCAATGGTGGACTTCCGGATGTACTCCTTCGTGTCAACACCGTCAACAGGAGGAGTGGGGGCCCCATCTTTGCCGTATGGATATGGGACATCTGCCAACCAGGCCGGGGGTTGGACCTGGGAGTTATTCATGGCCATCATCTCTTCATTCGTATACTGAAGACGACGGGGCTTGACAAACGCCACTGCAGAGGAGTTGAGATAGTCCTCTATCTGTGCGACTACCTCTTGTCGCTCGGACTTGGTGTGGTTCTGGCAGACCACATCGATGAATGCTTCGCGGATACCTTCAACAGTTGCGGTAATCTCCCGCTTGGTCTTCCCGCCAGCCTTCTTCCTGAGAAAAGCCGTGAGCATGTTTCGGAGCATGGCAACTGCATCAGGCACTGATAGCTTGACTGGTTCGTGTGTCAAAGCATCATTCTCTACCGGCGTGCTGGTTCTGCTGATATCGTGGCCGAGCGAAGTCACAGCAGGCGCCACCTCCAAGGCATCTTCGTTGCCGTATGGCTCCAAGGTCGAGAGCAGTGCCGATGCCTCTGAACTTCCACGCTTTGGGACTGGACTGGTGTCCTTCCCCTCGACATTGATAAGGACACCTTGTGTCGCTTTGAGCTCCGACTCGTCATCGTGTTGGCGCGTGCCGCTGGCTTCGCCCGTGATGAACCGAGAAGCGTACTGCACCGCCCTGTTATTGGACACGCTAGCCTGTGGCTTGACCGGTGGTAAACGAATCACAGTAGTGTTTCCGTTCGCGGGAGCAGCGTTTGCTGGAGTAACCGGCGGCTGAGGTGCAATCGATGGCTTGGGAGCAACCGATGGCTCTGGGGCAGGCTTCTGCCCAGAGGTTTCA from Podospora pseudoanserina strain CBS 124.78 chromosome 2, whole genome shotgun sequence includes the following:
- a CDS encoding hypothetical protein (COG:O; EggNog:ENOG503Q3TQ), which gives rise to MPFRYYHPPRSAIPRHIANPPHHVLVNNPQPCRPFHSSRHDRAPAGSSNPDDSTHDHYETLNVHPSASPAEIKKSYFHLSKLHHPDHNPSDPSSSHRFMRISEAYTILSHPANRARYDRSRATNPRYAHQHHPHAPKSGSYHSSNPAGGRPPSGLSSRRKTTFQGPPPSFYKSGGWGAHASKRRAAHESSTAQQGSPEGKTHARQDTSAKDHQGWENTTGPESNPGMGFGQDPYYKYGFGGFGYGTNTGSNPFFDPHSHQRTHRRHEERRAKRAMKRRGLSLDADDSMIGTFFVLSGCVAASVVGAMLIGGFGGGLGR
- the MAP2 gene encoding Methionine aminopeptidase 2 (EggNog:ENOG503NUPF; COG:J; MEROPS:MER0001728), whose protein sequence is MAAQAPVDEIAQLSVSDAATTKPKPGLDSATATNGNLNRDSDDSDDDAENVAPGAETGAAKKKKKRKPKKKKKNPTAQSDPPRVLISQLFPNKVYPKGEEVEYVNENRYRTTNEEKRHLDNLKNDFYNDYRHAAEAHRQTRQWAQKNIKPGWSLTDIANGIEDSVRALVGHQGLEEGDALKAGMGFPTGLSLNHCAAHYNPNAGNKMVLQQDDVLKVDIGVHVNGNIVDSAFTLAFNPRYDPLLEACKAATNEGLKQAGIDARLGEIGGYIQEVMESYEVELDGNTYQVKPIRNLNGHTILPYNIHGGKSVPIVKSNDQTKMEEGDVFAIETFGSTGNGYVHEEGEVSHYAKRMDAPKVDLRLSSAKSLLNVINKNFGTLPFCRRYLDRLGQDKYLLGLNSLVANGVVESYPPLVDKKGSYTAQFEHTILIRPTVKEVISRGDDY
- the UPS2 gene encoding Phospholipid metabolism protein (BUSCO:EOG092641K1; COG:U; EggNog:ENOG503P1RF), which translates into the protein MKVFSNTETFNYSWEEVSTANWRKYCPWNDKSTHVLAVDTISRTVDPETGILRTERLITCKQSMPEILKKILGAGMEDQQVFETSYVDPKQRTVTMVSENITWNNLLNVQETVVYRPLNDHQTSFEQAAKITALCGGWQKIKNSMEDALVKRFRDNAARGKEGFEAVLAMSRRVFAEEQQREKMMLIQAQAVNIRMAA
- a CDS encoding hypothetical protein (EggNog:ENOG503P9I8), translated to MADDLLFNLNLGSSSESDPEDLASCPAKQPVSRADRSALSQSAFAALKKEYIPRVENGDLWTQIPLPLTPEPDANRGGLISKPQAQDLLHAVEELYFYRRYSDGIGFVKKIMTDGGEQKIDLETRELLRKYEGRCKSKLESSQ
- a CDS encoding hypothetical protein (EggNog:ENOG503P476; COG:F; COG:H), which gives rise to MDEHLAEIVSLAQAKFESTPPNRRLLIGISGPPGSGKTTLSTLLTTSLNSLLPQTTTFLPLDGYHHPRSTLDTFPDPARAHKYRGSEPTFNGPAFLSLVQSLAEPITPSTSPIYAPSFDHAVKDPVENAIEILPTHRIVVIEGNYIMLNKPPWSSIPPLLDIKIFISAPEPVLRQRLARRHLAAGLVDSVEKGEERADFNDVPNGRQIIENLVLYQGDVIQIGSTDDVTWGPVSSSSM
- a CDS encoding hypothetical protein (EggNog:ENOG503PVAW); protein product: MSIDKENKKTSEELAEEAAIQQAMMADLGIGRLDELPVDDGELAAMNKKKGGGKNGRHGRGDRGDREPRQEYIRRPQIQNDALVARGAKMSNVWQDAIASGVFEDDDAAAVKGLADLGGPRLHELKAEAKRKATVLLRYQESQSRNNLHPYATRSQMPPAQEPHHSFSHVQQMVKSGSPFVSNRNRKQKMSSSRNAGPSRLPPASVHLRQPSESAPLRQPVSSPLPGPSRIVQQAPRDVPVPPSQYGGNQHVANPPHMVARTEVLLNPPGRNQPLPAIVFLTVAPAPILGFCMMFAENKLFVQFTIAEYQDFVSSDLTLSLHFGQNVLYFGLTFSTAGELESFLKVLRDLKAGKYAVGAFETSGQKPAPEPSVAPKPSIAPQPPVTPANAAPANGNTTVIRLPPVKPQASVSNNRAVQYASRFITGEASGTRQHDDESELKATQGVLINVEGKDTSPVPKRGSSEASALLSTLEPYGNEDALEVAPAVTSLGHDISRTSTPVENDALTHEPVKLSVPDAVAMLRNMLTAFLRKKAGGKTKREITATVEGIREAFIDVVCQNHTKSERQEVVAQIEDYLNSSAVAFVKPRRLQYTNEEMMAMNNSQVQPPAWLADVPYPYGKDGAPTPPVDGVDTKEYIRKSTIGMDWVLGKAESSAATTQKQPMTIAKTESSVAVENISPQASAAALKPVQAPVKPLAEYRKPDAGLGASRWSSTMDAPIQNSNAFTGLPYEKRWKEGSYFHDLAQLDPETRIDEAENLEDFFFPGSRAIGDRAGALATLQPSARYLRSDTQVGDLDRRMSRLTLEVPAGSREISCSTVRRDAFEQGSQLIPIEEPTPPLNAAARTFTPTARAFVPAAATPPPAKTRRSSSASTSTLRGLGASRHASRAALPTTGRFNFHLPK